The Vibrio sp. NTOU-M3 genomic sequence CATCGACATCAAACGACATTTCTTTGTCGAGTAACGATAACGCATATTTAAAGCGTTCATAACGACGCTTCATTGATAAATTGTACACATCAAATGCGATCTGGTTATCACCAGATTTCAATTGATCATCAATAGCAACCGCGTATTTATTAAACGAATTGACATCAGCTTGCGTAAACACATTTCGATTGTAATCCAACATTTCGATATAACGCTCGAAAATGGCTTGAGAAAACTTGTCGTCAAGGGAAAAGTGTTTGTAATGAGAACGGGTAAAGCGAGAAGTAACTCGTTTACTAGCAGTTTGGTGTTGAGCTTCAGGAACAAGAACCGGAAGGTCCTCTAGTTTGATTTTAGCATCAACGGCGTGAGCTGAAGACGCTGCTAGCCATAGGCTAGCAGCAATCAGCGACATTTTTGAACGGCATTTCATGCGTAGGAGTATCTCCTTTATGCGCGCAGGTGCTCCGCTTTAACAACCATTTGTAGGCCGTTAGTCAGTTGAACGCGCACATCTTCCTTATTAATTTCAACGATAGTCGCAGCCATATTTCCTTTGCCCATATTTACGTTCACTTCGTTACCAATGGTAATTTCATCAGCATTAAGTGCACGTGTTTCTACTGGCTGTTTGGCCTTTGGTGCTTTATTCGCTTGTGGGCGACGGTTTTGTGGCTTTTTAGCTGGTTTCGCTTTCGCCTTACCCTCTTCACGAGCCTTCTGTGCTTGCTCTTTACGACGAGCTTGCACCTTTGCTTTACTTTCAGCTAGTGCAGTTTGCGCGTGTTCAACATGTTCTGCTTCAAGTTCACCACATGGGTTACCATCTAGATCAACACGTACAGCACCCGGTTTAACACCGTGTAGGTAACGCCATGATGAAGTGTACTGTCTTAACGCTGCACGAAGCTGTGTCTTGCTTACTTTCGGGTCGTCGGTTAGACGCTCCGCAAGATCTTGAAAAATACCAATTTTAAGTGGTTTTGCTTCACCTTCCAAAGTAAAGCACTTAGGGAAACATTCAGCAATATATGCGATAACTTCTTTGCTGTTTTTTAACTTTTCAGTGTTTTCCATGAGGATTCCTGGTTATAGCGGCCTTTCCGCGAGCATTAAGATAAATATTTCAGGTATTATAGTGACCTGCAAGCGAAAAACCACAGGGAAAGGTTAATTTATGCCTTGATAGCGTGTGAATTAAGCAGGTTTTCTACTTCCTTCATCAAAAATGTCAGCCCTTCTTCATCAACTTGTGAGAATCGGCCAACTTTTGGGCTGTCTATATCGAGCACTCCTGCAACGGTGCCTTTTAATGAAAAAGGAATCACGATCTCAGAATTACTTTCAGCATCACAAGCAATGTGACCTTCAAACTCATGCACATCATAAACACGCTGCACCTGATTAAACGCGACAGCAGTACCACATACACCTCGACCTACAGGAATTCGTACACAAGCTGGCTTCCCCTGAAAAGGACCAAGAACAAGCTCATCTTCTTTCATCAGGTAAAAACCAACCCAATTGAGATCTTCGAGTTCCATATTTAGCAAAGCACTCAAGTTAGATAAATTAGCGATTAAGTCAGTTTCATCTTCCAGCAATGCTAAAGCCTGCTTGGTTAAGCGCTGGTAATGCTCTATTTTCATAATAACTTCCATTTGAAAACGAGAGACTTGCATGCCGGATGTGCGTACAATCCCTCGCAGACATTAAATACTAAGCATTCTCATTTAAGTAATGAATAAAAACGATAACACAATTAGCCGCTCTTGGCTGATTACACAAGTGAAATTACACAAGCGCAAACTGATTGGGGCGAATATCATCGCCATCATCGCGACGCTTATCAGTGTCCCGATCCCATTAATGATGCCATTAATGGTTGATGAAGTGCTACTAAACCAACCCGCTACTGGGTTAGAAATCATGAATGCTGTACTCCCAGCTTCATGGCACACACCAACCGGATATGTCTTTTTTACTCTTTTCCTCGTCATCTTAATGCGTAGCGCTAGCCAAGCATTAAATATTCTACAAAGCCGCCAGTTTACACTTGTTTCCAAAACCATTACCTGTCGTATGCGTCAGAAAATGATTGAGAAACTTGGTAAGATCAGTATTCGCCAATATGAAACGAGAGGAAGCGGCGGTATCAACGCCCACTTGGTTACAGACATCGAAACAATTGATCAGTTCATTGGCTCAACATTAAGCAAATTTCTGATCAGTCTGTTAACCGTTATTGGCACCGCTGCAGTGTTGCTTTGGCTTGAATGGCGACTAGGTCTGTTCATTTTGCTGGTCAACCCAATCGTCGTCTACTTCTCACGCAAACTTGGGAATAAGGTTAAGCACTTAAAAAAGAGAGAAAACCAGTCTTTCGAGCGTTTTCAAAATCGTTTAGTTGAAACGCTTGATGGTATCTATCAGCTGCGCGCTGCAAACAAAGAACGTGAATTTCTCAACCAATTAAATGCCCATGCAGACCAAATTCGCTCCGATGCGGACAAATATGCGTGGCAGTCTGAGGCTGCGGGACGGGTTTCATTTTTACTCTTTTTGCTAGGCTTCGAATTATTCCGAGCCGTCGCAATGCTGATGGTATTATTTAGCGACTTAACCATTGGCCAGATTTTTGCGGTCTTTGGATACCTTTGGTTTATGCTCGGTCCAGTTCAAGAAATCTTAAGTATCCAGTTTTCTTGGTATAGTGCAAAAGCTGCGTTAACGAGAATCAATACTCTGTTGGAGTTGGAAGAAGAGTACCGGCCTAATAGCAAAGTGAACCCGTTCTCTCCAGAGAAAGAGGTCGATGTTCGAGTAGAAAACGTAAATTTCTCCTACAACCAAGATCATAAAGTACTAAATGACCTCAGCCTAACTATTCCTGCAGGAAAGAAGGTGGCATTAGTCGGGGCAAGTGGTGGTGGTAAGTCCACGTTAATTCAACTACTTATTGGTGTTTATAGACCTGATTCAGGCTTAATTCGCTTCAACGGTGAAACAAGCGACGATATCACTTTTGATATTATTCGCGATAAAATAGCTGTCGTATTACAGCAACCTATACTATTTAACGATAGCCTGAGGCATAATCTGACCTTAGGTTCCGACTACAGCGATCTTGAATTGTGGCGAGCCTTAGAAGTTGCGCAAATGCAAGATGTAATCACTCAACTGAGTGATGGGCTTAATACACAAATAGGACGAAGCGGTATCCGTCTATCTGGTGGTCAACGACAACGTTTAGCGATCGCTCGAATGATTTTGAGCAATCCTCAGTTTGTTATTCTAGATGAAGCAACTTCCGCTTTGGACACTGCAACAGAAGCAGCCTTACACACAGCCCTATCGGAGTTTTTGAAAGGTAGAACCACATTGATTGTGGCGCACCGCCTTTCAGCGGTAAAACAAGCAGATTTAATTTATGTACTAGAAGACGGTCAAGTGAGTCAGGCTGGTACACATGGAGAGCTAGTTGAACAAGAAGGCTTATATCAAACCTTATACGGCAGTGCACAATCTCACGCTTAATTGTGACAATGTAACTATCCATTTAGGCGCTTCAGCATTATGAAGCGCTATAGTTCTCCTTTGGTTTCTCATGAAGCCACACCTACCTCCATTCGCCTTTGTCAGGGTTGCGAATTACCCGTTGATGTATTGGATGTAAAGCAAGGTAAAAGCGCTCATTGTCCACGATGCGGCACCCAACTCTATCGAGGTGGCAGCCCATCCTTGTCCGGTAACTTGGCAATATCCATCACCTGTCTTTTACTTTTATTCCCAGCGCACTTTTTTGACTTCATTAAAATTCGCTTATTTGGAGTGATGATACCGGCAACGCTCCCATCAGGTGTATTCACCCTACTTCAAGAAGGATTTTATTTCCTATCTCTACTTATTATTTTCTGCAGCTCTATTGCACCATTTTTGGTCTGCTCTTCGGTTGCCGGGGCTCACTTCGCACTTAAAATACGCTCTTTCAAGTTACTCAAATGGTCACTAAAAACAGTCCACCACCTCAAACACTGGGTAATGATTGATGTTTTCTTAGTGAGCGTAGCCATCAGCTGTTTTAAACTGCAAGATTATTCCGATATTTTTGTTGGGCCTGGGTTATACAGTTTATTATTACTGCAACTATTTACTGTATTGTTACTCAGTCGCGTCAGTGTGAGGCGATATTGGGAAGCTTGGGATCAAGAGAAAAACTACCAGTTCGAAAAGAAAGAAATCCATTGCCATAGCTGTCACCTGTCACAGCCTGAAGGGGAACAATGTATACGATGCCACAGCCCTCTTCACCACCGTAAGCCCCGTTCATTACAAAAAACATGGGCCTATTTAATCGCGGCTACCATTGCTATTTTTCCAGCTAACCTCATCGCCATATCTGTGTTGCTGACGAATGGACAAAGGCTGCAAGACACTATTTTTTCCGGTGTTGCCTCACTTGTAAAAAGTGGTATGACAGGCATCGCTATCATTATTTTTGTTGCAAGTATCGTTGTCCCTGTCGCTAAAATTTGTGGTTTGGCTTACATCTTACTCGCAATTAAATTCAAACGTTCGGTATACCACAGACAACGCATGGCCATCTATTTCCTTGTGAAATGGATAGGTAAATGGTCAATGATGGATCTGTTTGTGATCTCGATTATGATGACCCTGCTCGACAGAGGCCAAATACTCGACTTTACGCCGGGATACGGAGCCGTAGCCTTTGGCATGGTGGTCGTTCTTACAATGCTTGCTGCTGAAAGTATCGACCCAAGATTTATTTGGGATAACTATCCCCAACCGTCAGAAAAAGAAGAGACTTTGAATGAGTAACCAATCTTCTAACCAAAAATCCCATATGCCAGATATCAAACGAAATCGTGGCATATCTCCATTGTGGATTCTCCCGATATTAACGATGCTGCTGGCCGGCTGGCTCGTGGCAAAGGCCATTCATGACGCAGGTCAACGAGTTCAAATCTACTTCTCAGATGCGCAAGGGCTGGTGGCTGGTCGCACGACCATTCGCTATCAGGGTTTAGAAGTTGGGATGGTAAGAGAAATTAACCTGACTGAAGATCTGGAAAGCATCTACGTCGATGCCGATATCTACCCTGAAGCGACTAAATTGCTTTCAAAAGAAACTCGATTTTGGATGGTTAAGCCAACCGCAAGTTTGTCGGGTATCTCCGGCCTTGATACGCTTGTCTCGGGTAATTATATTGCCATTCAACCAAGCGATTCAGCCGAAGAGTCGGAGCCAGAAACGGTGTTCCATGCTCTTGAACGCGCTCCTTCAGACATTCTGACTAAAAATGGGCTCAACATTACGCTGAAAGCACGTGACCTTGGTGGAATATCCGTCGGCTCTCAGATTGTGTACAAAAAGATCCCTATCGGTGAAGTATACAACTATCAGCTTAATAACGATGCGAAGAGCGTTATTATTCAAGCGTCAATCAAAGATGAGTACCGCAAGATCATTACCGACGAAAGTCGATTTTGGAACGTCAGTGGCATCGGTGCGCAAATTGGGTTCGAAGGCGTTGACGTGCGCCTTGAAAGCCTAAGTGCTCTCATTGGTGGCTCTATCGCTGTTGACTCTCCTGATGATGGCCAACCAGTTGCGGACAATACTCAATTTCGCCTTTACCGAGATTTGAAAACGGCTGGGCGCGGTATTCCAATCAAAATCACCTTACCTGATGAAAACCAAATCAGTGCTTCAGGTGCACCAATCATGTATCGCGGCATTGAAATTGGCCAAGTGACTGATTTGCAACTCAGTGAAGGTCGCAAAGAAATCATCGCTTCAGCGGCAATCCAACCTGCATTTAACGATATGTTAAATAAAGGCAGCCGATTTATCCTCGAAGAAGCCAAAGTTTCTCTTTCTGGGGTAGAAAATTTATCCAATCTAGTTAAAGGTAACTTCCTAACACTCGTACCGGGTAAAGGTGACCGTTCAAGATACTTCACTGCCGTCCGCAAAAATGATTTCGCTAAGCAACAAGCTCGCTCAACAAGCGTTAGCTTGGTTTCTGATAACTCATTTGGTTTAGATGTTGGGGCAAATATTCTCTACCGAGGGATCACTGTCGGTTCAATCACTGAGGTTTCACTTGATGGTGATAAGGTTCGATTCGACACACTCATTGACAACCAGTACGCACATCTTATCAAGTCACAGAACCGATTCTTTGTTACAGGCAGTGCAAGCGCTGAGCTCACTGAATCTGGACTTAATATTACTGTTCCGCCAGCCAAACAGCTTTTAACTGGTTCAATTAGCTTTGTTAGTGAAGGCAGTAATAGCGCACTGGAAGAATACCGTCTATTCCAAAGTAAATCCCTAGCTGAGCTAGCCAAATATAACCTATCAGGATCAACAAAAATCACGCTGTTTGCTCATGAGCTTCCACCAATTTCGAAAGGCAGTCCTCTACTCTACCGAAACCTTCAAGTAGGTAATGTCGCTGACTTCCATTTGGTTGATGGCGGTGTCTACATCACTGCAAGTATCGAAAAGCAATACCAGCACTTAATTACAGCACAAACCGTGTTTTGGAACCGCTCCGGTGTGGAAGTGAACGCGAGCCTTGCTGGTGTAAGTGTCAAAGCCGCGCCATTAAAAACTATGATTCAAGGTGGGATTGCTTTCGACTCCCTACCGGGTGTGGAAAACAAGCAAAACGGCAAGTGGCTACTTTATGAAGATTTCAATACCGCAAGAAAATTTGGCCATCTGATTACATTAATGTCGAAGGGTGAAAATACCATCACTCAAGGCACCGCAATCAAATATAACGGTGTAAAAGTTGGTGAAGTCACGCTTGTCATTCCAAACTTTACAAATGATAAAGTGGAGATTAAAGCCCGAATTATGCCGGAGTACGCCGCCAAACTTGCAAAAGCAGGCTCCTATTTCTGGATTCCCAAGACAAAAGTTGGCTTAGATGGCGTGAAGAATTTGCAGAACTTGTTATCGCAATCAATTAATGTTCTTCCCGGCACTGGTGCTGCCCACAGTGAGTTTGAGCTCCATCATCAAGCTCAAATTACAAAAGGGGTTAAGTTTACCCTTCAAAGTGAAACCCGAGGCTCTGTCACCGTAGGTACGCCCGTGCTTTACCGTGAAATTGAAGTCGGAAAAGTTACGGATGTTAAATTAGGTGATTTCGCAGATCGCGTTATCTCTACCATTATTATTAAACCTGAATACGCATACCTTGTAAGACAAAACAGTGTATTCTGGAATACCTCTGGCGTTGATGTTTCGATCGGTTTGTCTGGAGCAAACATCAAAGCAGGAACATTAGACAGTATTGTACGAGGTGGAATAACCTTTGGAACACCGGAAAATGCACACCTGCAATCTCCTGCTCGTTCAGGTCATGCTTTCTACTTGTATCCAACACCGGAAGAAAGTTGGCCTAAATGGCGAACCGCAATTCCTAAGCCGTAAGCCACGCTTCATTGTTACTAAAAACGCAGCATATCCGCTGCGTTTTTTTATCCATTTCGCTATAATCCCACTCCTTTACACCTAATCGAGATTAACTCAGTGCACCAAAACGTTTATCTGCCAGACGACTTCCTCACCATGATCGAGTCCATCCTGCCATCACAGCTAAATATGGAGGACTTTATTCAGGCATGTCAGCGCCCATTACGTAAAAGTATTCGCGTGAACACCTTAAAAATATCGGTCGAGGAATTTTGTCAACGCGCAGAATTAAAAGGTTGGCAGTTGTCCCCAGTTCCTTGGTGTAAAGAAGGTTTCTGGATTGAAGCAGATGAATCAAAAGTACCTCTGGGTAATACCGCAGAACATATGGCAGGCCTTTTTTATATCCAGGAAGCCAGCTCGATGATGCCCGTCTCGGCACTTTTTAACTCAGATGATGCACATTTTACCGCGGTGTTGGATATGGCAGCCGCACCCGGTTCCAAAACAACGCAAATAGCAGCTTTGATGGAAAACAACGGCATTTTAGTTGCGAACGAGTTTTCATCAAGCCGTGTCAAAGTTCTCCACGCGAATATCGAACGCTGCGGTATCCGCAATGCCGCGCTGACGAACTTTGATGGAAGAGTCTTTGGCGGGTGGCTACCTGAACAATTTGATGCCGTACTTATCGATGCACCTTGCTCTGGTGAAGGTACTGTGCGTAAAGACGCAGACGCCATGAAAAATTGGAGTAAAGCATCCGTTCTTTCGATCTCAGACACTCAAAAAGCGTTGATAGAAAGTGCATTTCACGCGTTAAAACCCGGTGGTAGCCTTGTATATTCAACCTGTACGTTGAGCGTAGAAGAGAACCAACAAGTTTGTAATCACTTAAAAGAAACGTTTGGAGAAGCGGTTGATTTTGAACCTCTAACAGGCTTATTCCCACAAGCAGAAAAAGCGTTAACAGATGAAGGGTTTTTGCACATATTCCCTCAGGTGTACGACTGTGAAGGATTTTTCGTCGCTAAAATCAATAAAAAACAATCCGTGACACCTCCCGCAGTAAAAAAGCGTTTAGGTAAATTCCCATTTGAAAAAGCGTCAAAAAAAATCCATTCAGAGATCGCGACACAGCTGGAGCAAACACTAGGTATTGCTTTACCAGCAAATAGCTCAGTCTGGTTAAGAGACAATGATGTTTGGCTGTTTCCTGAAAATTTAGAACCTATGCTTGGCGAACTGCGTTTCTCACGGATGGGGATAAAAATCGCAGAAGCACATAAGAAAGGTTACCGTTGGCAGCACCAAGTAGCCACAACGTTAGCAACCGGAAATGAGCCTTGTGCTATAGCACTTTCAGTTGATGAAGCCAGAGAATGGTATATGGGACGAGATGTTCGACCAGAACAACAATCAGGTAAAGGGGAAGTGATTGTTAAACTCGGTAACGATGTGATTGGTTTAGGTAAATGGGTAGGAAATCGTGTAAAAAACGGTCTACCAAGAGAGCTAGTTAGAGATAAAAATCTTTTCTAATCGATAAACGTTAGTATGAAATTCTTACATAAGCCAGCATACGCTATATGATGTACTACAATTAAATCATGGTTACATGAAGTATATCAAAAAGTTAGCGCAGGCTCTGTAGGAGCCCTTCCCCTAGACCCAGAACAAAGACGTTTTGGGTCTTTTTTTAACAATAAAAAAGGCGCTAAATGCGCCCTTTCAACTCAATCAATTCTAAACAAGGCGAATGCCATCTTTCTCGATGATAATTTTACCTTGTTTGTACAGACCACCGATTGTTTTCTTGAATGTTCCCTTGCTGGTACGAAATGCAGAGAAGATCGCTTCCGGTGTAGATTTATCATTAAGTGGTAAGAAGCCACCTTTCTTTTCTAATAACTCTACAATTTTGCTGCTTAGATCATCCATTTTGTC encodes the following:
- a CDS encoding PqiA/YebS family transporter subunit → MKRYSSPLVSHEATPTSIRLCQGCELPVDVLDVKQGKSAHCPRCGTQLYRGGSPSLSGNLAISITCLLLLFPAHFFDFIKIRLFGVMIPATLPSGVFTLLQEGFYFLSLLIIFCSSIAPFLVCSSVAGAHFALKIRSFKLLKWSLKTVHHLKHWVMIDVFLVSVAISCFKLQDYSDIFVGPGLYSLLLLQLFTVLLLSRVSVRRYWEAWDQEKNYQFEKKEIHCHSCHLSQPEGEQCIRCHSPLHHRKPRSLQKTWAYLIAATIAIFPANLIAISVLLTNGQRLQDTIFSGVASLVKSGMTGIAIIIFVASIVVPVAKICGLAYILLAIKFKRSVYHRQRMAIYFLVKWIGKWSMMDLFVISIMMTLLDRGQILDFTPGYGAVAFGMVVVLTMLAAESIDPRFIWDNYPQPSEKEETLNE
- the rsmF gene encoding 16S rRNA (cytosine(1407)-C(5))-methyltransferase RsmF yields the protein MHQNVYLPDDFLTMIESILPSQLNMEDFIQACQRPLRKSIRVNTLKISVEEFCQRAELKGWQLSPVPWCKEGFWIEADESKVPLGNTAEHMAGLFYIQEASSMMPVSALFNSDDAHFTAVLDMAAAPGSKTTQIAALMENNGILVANEFSSSRVKVLHANIERCGIRNAALTNFDGRVFGGWLPEQFDAVLIDAPCSGEGTVRKDADAMKNWSKASVLSISDTQKALIESAFHALKPGGSLVYSTCTLSVEENQQVCNHLKETFGEAVDFEPLTGLFPQAEKALTDEGFLHIFPQVYDCEGFFVAKINKKQSVTPPAVKKRLGKFPFEKASKKIHSEIATQLEQTLGIALPANSSVWLRDNDVWLFPENLEPMLGELRFSRMGIKIAEAHKKGYRWQHQVATTLATGNEPCAIALSVDEAREWYMGRDVRPEQQSGKGEVIVKLGNDVIGLGKWVGNRVKNGLPRELVRDKNLF
- a CDS encoding MlaD family protein, whose translation is MSNQSSNQKSHMPDIKRNRGISPLWILPILTMLLAGWLVAKAIHDAGQRVQIYFSDAQGLVAGRTTIRYQGLEVGMVREINLTEDLESIYVDADIYPEATKLLSKETRFWMVKPTASLSGISGLDTLVSGNYIAIQPSDSAEESEPETVFHALERAPSDILTKNGLNITLKARDLGGISVGSQIVYKKIPIGEVYNYQLNNDAKSVIIQASIKDEYRKIITDESRFWNVSGIGAQIGFEGVDVRLESLSALIGGSIAVDSPDDGQPVADNTQFRLYRDLKTAGRGIPIKITLPDENQISASGAPIMYRGIEIGQVTDLQLSEGRKEIIASAAIQPAFNDMLNKGSRFILEEAKVSLSGVENLSNLVKGNFLTLVPGKGDRSRYFTAVRKNDFAKQQARSTSVSLVSDNSFGLDVGANILYRGITVGSITEVSLDGDKVRFDTLIDNQYAHLIKSQNRFFVTGSASAELTESGLNITVPPAKQLLTGSISFVSEGSNSALEEYRLFQSKSLAELAKYNLSGSTKITLFAHELPPISKGSPLLYRNLQVGNVADFHLVDGGVYITASIEKQYQHLITAQTVFWNRSGVEVNASLAGVSVKAAPLKTMIQGGIAFDSLPGVENKQNGKWLLYEDFNTARKFGHLITLMSKGENTITQGTAIKYNGVKVGEVTLVIPNFTNDKVEIKARIMPEYAAKLAKAGSYFWIPKTKVGLDGVKNLQNLLSQSINVLPGTGAAHSEFELHHQAQITKGVKFTLQSETRGSVTVGTPVLYREIEVGKVTDVKLGDFADRVISTIIIKPEYAYLVRQNSVFWNTSGVDVSIGLSGANIKAGTLDSIVRGGITFGTPENAHLQSPARSGHAFYLYPTPEESWPKWRTAIPKP
- a CDS encoding GAF domain-containing protein produces the protein MKIEHYQRLTKQALALLEDETDLIANLSNLSALLNMELEDLNWVGFYLMKEDELVLGPFQGKPACVRIPVGRGVCGTAVAFNQVQRVYDVHEFEGHIACDAESNSEIVIPFSLKGTVAGVLDIDSPKVGRFSQVDEEGLTFLMKEVENLLNSHAIKA
- the proQ gene encoding RNA chaperone ProQ, with protein sequence MENTEKLKNSKEVIAYIAECFPKCFTLEGEAKPLKIGIFQDLAERLTDDPKVSKTQLRAALRQYTSSWRYLHGVKPGAVRVDLDGNPCGELEAEHVEHAQTALAESKAKVQARRKEQAQKAREEGKAKAKPAKKPQNRRPQANKAPKAKQPVETRALNADEITIGNEVNVNMGKGNMAATIVEINKEDVRVQLTNGLQMVVKAEHLRA
- a CDS encoding ABC transporter ATP-binding protein — its product is MNKNDNTISRSWLITQVKLHKRKLIGANIIAIIATLISVPIPLMMPLMVDEVLLNQPATGLEIMNAVLPASWHTPTGYVFFTLFLVILMRSASQALNILQSRQFTLVSKTITCRMRQKMIEKLGKISIRQYETRGSGGINAHLVTDIETIDQFIGSTLSKFLISLLTVIGTAAVLLWLEWRLGLFILLVNPIVVYFSRKLGNKVKHLKKRENQSFERFQNRLVETLDGIYQLRAANKEREFLNQLNAHADQIRSDADKYAWQSEAAGRVSFLLFLLGFELFRAVAMLMVLFSDLTIGQIFAVFGYLWFMLGPVQEILSIQFSWYSAKAALTRINTLLELEEEYRPNSKVNPFSPEKEVDVRVENVNFSYNQDHKVLNDLSLTIPAGKKVALVGASGGGKSTLIQLLIGVYRPDSGLIRFNGETSDDITFDIIRDKIAVVLQQPILFNDSLRHNLTLGSDYSDLELWRALEVAQMQDVITQLSDGLNTQIGRSGIRLSGGQRQRLAIARMILSNPQFVILDEATSALDTATEAALHTALSEFLKGRTTLIVAHRLSAVKQADLIYVLEDGQVSQAGTHGELVEQEGLYQTLYGSAQSHA